In Rubrobacter radiotolerans DSM 5868, a genomic segment contains:
- a CDS encoding CoA-transferase subunit beta, giving the protein MMTVAASRELHDGVSCFVGIGLPSEAANLARATHAPNCFLIYESGTLGAKPDVLPLSIGDGVLAEHADSVVSVPEVFNYWLQAGRVDVGFLGAAQIDRYGNINTTVVGDYASPKVRLPGAGGAPEIAASAKEVIVILRHSRRAFVEKLAFVTSVGFGEGAGSREKLGYSGAGPSVIITDLGVLRPDPETREFTLTALHPGATVEQAKEATGWDLAVADELLTTDPPEARELEVLRDLKERTERAKRKAEV; this is encoded by the coding sequence ATGATGACCGTTGCGGCGAGCCGGGAGCTTCACGACGGGGTCTCGTGCTTTGTCGGGATCGGGCTCCCGTCGGAGGCGGCGAACCTCGCGCGCGCCACGCACGCGCCGAACTGTTTCCTGATCTACGAGTCCGGCACCCTCGGAGCGAAGCCGGACGTGCTCCCTCTCTCCATCGGGGACGGGGTGCTCGCCGAGCACGCCGACTCGGTGGTCTCCGTCCCGGAGGTCTTTAACTACTGGCTTCAGGCCGGTCGGGTAGACGTCGGGTTTCTCGGGGCGGCCCAGATCGACCGCTACGGCAACATAAACACCACCGTTGTCGGGGACTACGCCTCCCCGAAGGTCCGGCTCCCCGGCGCGGGCGGCGCGCCCGAGATCGCCGCCTCGGCAAAGGAGGTAATCGTTATCCTCCGGCACTCCAGGCGCGCCTTTGTCGAGAAACTCGCCTTTGTAACCTCCGTCGGCTTCGGGGAGGGCGCGGGCTCGCGGGAGAAGCTCGGCTACTCGGGGGCCGGTCCGTCCGTGATCATCACCGACCTCGGCGTCCTTCGGCCCGATCCCGAGACAAGGGAGTTCACCCTCACGGCCCTCCACCCCGGAGCGACCGTCGAGCAGGCGAAGGAGGCGACCGGCTGGGACCTCGCGGTCGCGGACGAGCTCCTGACGACCGACCCGCCGGAGGCGCGCGAGCTCGAGGTCCTGCGTGACCTCAAGGAGAGAACCGAGCGAGCAAAGAGAAAGGCCGAAGTATGA
- a CDS encoding thiolase family protein: MSYGESNEAWIVGAVRTPIGRHGGALATVRPDDLGAVALKALMERTGVDPLEVEDVYFGCANQAGEDNRDVARMSLLLAGFPESVGGATVNRLCGSGLEAVANASRAVMLGEAEVYVGGGVESMSRAPFVLPKPERPFPTGHPKMYDTTLGWRMTNPKMEEMGHTDSLGQTAENLAEARYAVTSEEQDPEGLASEYDVSREAQDRFALSSHRKALAAQDEKKFKEETVPVTVKTRKGTESVVETDEGPRPDTTLEKLAKLRPAFTEGGSVTAGNSSSLNDGAAAVLVVSRNYAERNGLEPLAKVRSVAVAGVPPRVMGIGPVPATQKALDRAGLTMDDIGLVELNEAFAAQSLAVIHEWGMSADDERLNPNGGAIALGHPLGCSGARILTTLVHEMGRREDVRYGLATMCIGVGQGIAMVVERA, translated from the coding sequence ATGAGCTACGGAGAGTCGAACGAGGCCTGGATCGTGGGAGCGGTCCGCACCCCCATAGGCCGTCACGGGGGCGCGCTCGCCACCGTCCGGCCCGACGACCTCGGTGCCGTAGCCCTGAAAGCCCTCATGGAGCGCACCGGCGTGGACCCGCTCGAGGTCGAGGACGTCTACTTCGGCTGCGCAAACCAGGCCGGCGAGGACAACCGCGACGTAGCCAGGATGTCTCTTCTTCTCGCCGGGTTTCCGGAGTCGGTCGGAGGGGCTACGGTGAACCGGTTGTGCGGCTCGGGCCTTGAGGCCGTAGCAAACGCCTCGCGGGCCGTGATGCTCGGGGAGGCCGAGGTCTACGTAGGGGGCGGCGTGGAGTCGATGAGCCGCGCTCCTTTTGTGCTGCCAAAGCCCGAGCGCCCCTTCCCCACCGGTCACCCGAAGATGTACGACACCACTCTTGGCTGGCGCATGACGAACCCGAAGATGGAAGAGATGGGCCACACCGACTCGCTCGGGCAGACCGCAGAGAACCTCGCCGAGGCGCGCTACGCCGTAACGAGCGAGGAGCAGGACCCTGAGGGGCTTGCAAGCGAGTACGACGTCTCGCGCGAGGCCCAGGACCGCTTTGCGCTTTCAAGCCACAGAAAAGCGCTCGCCGCCCAGGACGAAAAGAAGTTCAAGGAGGAGACTGTCCCGGTAACCGTAAAGACGCGCAAGGGCACCGAGTCGGTAGTAGAGACCGACGAAGGACCCCGGCCCGACACGACGCTGGAGAAGCTCGCAAAGCTCCGCCCGGCCTTCACAGAGGGAGGCTCGGTAACGGCCGGGAACTCAAGCTCTCTGAACGACGGCGCGGCGGCCGTGCTCGTCGTCTCCCGGAACTACGCCGAGCGAAACGGCCTGGAGCCGCTTGCAAAGGTAAGGAGCGTTGCCGTAGCCGGCGTCCCGCCCCGGGTGATGGGGATAGGTCCCGTCCCGGCAACACAGAAGGCCCTGGATCGGGCCGGGCTCACGATGGACGATATAGGGCTAGTAGAGCTAAACGAAGCGTTTGCGGCGCAGTCGCTTGCCGTGATCCACGAGTGGGGGATGAGCGCAGACGACGAGCGCCTCAACCCCAACGGCGGCGCGATCGCCCTTGGGCACCCGCTCGGGTGCTCCGGGGCGCGCATACTGACTACGCTCGTGCACGAGATGGGCCGTAGGGAGGACGTGCGCTACGGCCTTGCGACCATGTGCATCGGCGTAGGGCAGGGGATAGCGATGGTCGTAGAGAGAGCCTGA
- a CDS encoding tripartite tricarboxylate transporter substrate binding protein, with the protein MTAVAVFGGVACGAGASEAEFPSEQIEIIVPFSPGGSADQSARQMAVEAEETCGTGFIVSNQTGGAGAIGFQAVANAEPDGYTLGVAAIELAIVDHLGVTPLPPGSVRGVMQYSLQPVAYAVPADSEWETIDDFVAAAEEGPVTVATSGTGSIYHVGFAGMADEAGVLDNTVNIPFDGASAALQAVLGGQTDMVSVGAAEMAPQVESGDLRPLAVAGEERADILPDTPTLGEEGYEWTSGAILGIIAPPDTPDERIQTLNECLNEARQSESFSSWMETSGFTQEYKNGAEFDAFLAEEYDRYGVVLDSIGLLPEED; encoded by the coding sequence GTGACGGCGGTTGCGGTCTTTGGCGGAGTGGCGTGCGGAGCCGGAGCGAGCGAGGCCGAGTTCCCCTCAGAGCAGATCGAGATAATCGTCCCGTTCTCGCCAGGCGGGAGCGCGGACCAGAGCGCGCGACAGATGGCGGTCGAGGCAGAGGAGACCTGCGGGACGGGCTTTATCGTGAGCAATCAGACCGGCGGGGCCGGAGCAATAGGCTTCCAGGCGGTCGCGAACGCCGAGCCCGACGGCTACACGCTCGGGGTGGCGGCGATAGAGCTTGCCATAGTGGACCACCTCGGGGTTACGCCGCTCCCGCCGGGGTCGGTGCGGGGGGTGATGCAGTACAGTTTGCAGCCCGTCGCCTACGCCGTTCCGGCCGACTCGGAGTGGGAGACGATAGACGACTTCGTGGCTGCGGCGGAGGAGGGGCCGGTTACGGTCGCGACGAGCGGGACGGGTTCGATCTACCACGTCGGGTTCGCCGGGATGGCGGATGAGGCCGGGGTACTCGACAACACGGTCAACATCCCGTTCGACGGAGCCTCCGCCGCGCTTCAGGCCGTTCTCGGCGGGCAGACCGACATGGTCAGCGTGGGGGCGGCTGAGATGGCCCCGCAGGTCGAGAGCGGCGATTTGAGGCCGCTCGCCGTTGCCGGAGAGGAGCGGGCCGACATCCTGCCCGACACCCCGACGCTCGGGGAAGAAGGGTACGAGTGGACGAGTGGTGCGATCCTTGGAATCATCGCCCCGCCCGACACCCCGGACGAGCGCATCCAGACGCTCAACGAGTGCCTGAACGAAGCCCGACAGAGCGAGAGCTTCTCGAGCTGGATGGAGACCTCCGGGTTCACCCAGGAGTACAAGAACGGGGCCGAGTTCGACGCGTTTCTCGCCGAGGAGTACGACCGTTACGGTGTGGTCCTCGACTCCATAGGTCTGTTGCCGGAGGAGGACTAG
- a CDS encoding tripartite tricarboxylate transporter TctB family protein has translation MKESYLGDRIIAILLLALAVGMFLYTFTFPGTLQPTDPGTAAFPRILAVALAVLAVILFLTPRESKLLPERAGTFPIVGIIVATALYALFLPLLGFLLSTVLFLVGALLLMGVRRPVYLVAVPIVLSVVLFGLFGLLLEVPLPYGPLERGIL, from the coding sequence GTGAAAGAGAGCTACCTCGGAGACCGGATTATAGCGATCCTGCTGCTCGCGCTTGCGGTCGGGATGTTCCTGTACACCTTTACCTTTCCCGGGACGCTCCAGCCGACCGACCCCGGCACGGCGGCGTTCCCGAGAATACTCGCCGTCGCGCTCGCGGTGCTTGCCGTGATCCTGTTCCTGACCCCCCGCGAGTCGAAGCTGCTCCCCGAGCGGGCCGGGACGTTCCCGATCGTTGGGATAATCGTCGCGACCGCGCTCTACGCGCTCTTTCTGCCGCTGCTCGGGTTTCTTCTCTCGACGGTGCTGTTCCTTGTCGGGGCGCTGCTTCTGATGGGTGTCAGGAGGCCGGTTTATCTCGTTGCCGTTCCGATTGTGCTTAGCGTTGTCCTGTTCGGGCTCTTCGGGCTGCTTCTCGAAGTGCCGCTCCCGTACGGACCGCTTGAGAGGGGGATCCTGTGA
- a CDS encoding tripartite tricarboxylate transporter permease, which yields MSNWVAGLEAVLSVQVLLFIVLGLVIGIVVGALPGISATVGVAVLLPFTFTLEPLTGMMLLLGIYGGAVYAGSIPAILIRAPGTPASAASVLDGHEMTKKGEASQALTISVIASCVGGLLGVIALGLFAPALAGFALSFGPAEYFMLAVLALTVVASVAENNIVKGLLAGVLGFAIAMIGFDTIQAFPRFTFGTTNLAAGIQFIPVMIGLFAVSEALLQFERRQSISLTERIISRFRPTFGWFKKLVPSSLLSSAIGFIVGVIPGTGGDIASFVAYNESKRFARGEKQFGEGDPRGVSSAEAAKNAGTAGALVPMLTLGIPGDVTSAILIGAITVHGLRPGPGLFTGSPDLVYGIFIGFFVAYLILLVIGLAGIKVWVKSIQAVPTQYLWPTVMVLSVIGAYALRANPFDVFVMLFFGVVGYFMIKGGFPVAPLIIGLILGPIAESGYRRTMLINDGSFAWLLQPIPLVLLILTLLSIAFSVSRTFRRSG from the coding sequence GTGAGCAACTGGGTTGCAGGACTTGAAGCGGTCCTGAGCGTACAGGTGCTGCTGTTTATCGTTCTCGGGCTCGTGATCGGGATCGTGGTCGGCGCGCTTCCCGGGATCTCCGCGACGGTCGGGGTTGCGGTGCTTCTGCCGTTCACGTTCACCCTGGAGCCGCTGACCGGGATGATGCTCCTGCTCGGCATCTACGGCGGGGCGGTCTACGCCGGTTCGATACCGGCGATCCTTATCCGCGCCCCGGGGACCCCGGCCTCGGCAGCCTCGGTGCTCGACGGGCACGAGATGACAAAGAAGGGCGAGGCGAGCCAGGCGCTCACGATCTCGGTTATCGCCTCGTGCGTGGGGGGGCTTCTCGGAGTGATCGCGCTCGGACTCTTCGCCCCGGCGCTCGCGGGGTTCGCGCTCTCGTTCGGCCCGGCGGAGTACTTTATGCTCGCGGTACTCGCGCTCACCGTCGTCGCATCTGTCGCGGAGAACAACATCGTCAAGGGACTGCTCGCCGGAGTGCTCGGCTTTGCGATAGCCATGATCGGCTTCGACACGATCCAGGCGTTCCCCCGGTTTACCTTCGGCACGACGAACCTCGCCGCGGGCATCCAGTTCATTCCAGTCATGATCGGGCTCTTCGCCGTCTCCGAAGCTCTTCTTCAGTTCGAGCGTCGGCAGAGCATCTCTCTTACGGAGCGTATAATCAGCCGCTTCCGGCCGACCTTCGGGTGGTTCAAAAAGCTCGTGCCGTCCTCGCTTCTCTCGTCGGCCATCGGCTTTATCGTCGGGGTGATTCCCGGGACGGGCGGCGACATAGCGTCGTTTGTCGCGTACAACGAGTCGAAGCGGTTCGCGCGCGGGGAGAAACAGTTCGGCGAGGGTGATCCGCGAGGCGTCTCCTCGGCGGAGGCCGCGAAGAACGCCGGGACGGCGGGCGCGCTGGTTCCGATGCTGACGCTCGGGATACCGGGGGACGTTACGTCGGCGATCCTTATCGGGGCCATAACCGTTCACGGATTGCGTCCCGGTCCCGGCCTCTTCACCGGGAGCCCGGACCTCGTGTACGGTATTTTCATCGGGTTCTTTGTTGCCTACCTCATACTGCTCGTTATCGGGCTCGCGGGGATAAAGGTCTGGGTGAAGTCCATTCAGGCCGTCCCGACGCAGTACCTGTGGCCGACGGTAATGGTCCTGAGCGTTATAGGAGCCTACGCGCTCAGGGCGAACCCGTTCGACGTTTTCGTTATGCTTTTCTTCGGCGTGGTCGGGTACTTCATGATCAAGGGCGGCTTCCCGGTCGCGCCGCTCATAATCGGCCTGATCCTCGGCCCGATCGCCGAGAGCGGCTACCGCCGGACAATGCTCATAAACGACGGCTCGTTTGCCTGGCTCCTTCAGCCGATACCGCTCGTCCTTCTGATCCTCACGCTTCTCTCGATCGCGTTCTCGGTCTCGCGGACGTTCCGGAGGTCGGGATGA
- a CDS encoding alcohol dehydrogenase catalytic domain-containing protein: MRAFVKFGTQAGEAGVREIAPPEPGPGEALLRVAACGICGSDVHAFNADPGFEWVKPPITLGHEFSGTVESVGSDVSGVEPGDRVVAVAIQGCGLCDLCAEGSTQLCAERVALGLSRDGGMAGYTSVPAKGLVPVPEDLDLKTAALGEPLAVAGHAVGVRGEVREGQSVVVSGPGPIGVMCAMLARSRRAEVLLTGVGPDTEARLPAAERAGIPTANLSDAPLEDHLRRRFGERGPEVWIESSGSVRALDSAIKAVRPGGRVVVVGLYAQKMAFFPTDSVRREIGLVFSYSCNLADYTAALGALASGDLDPAPMLSEFPLTDASAAFEEVRRGRAVKALLVP, encoded by the coding sequence ATGAGGGCGTTCGTGAAGTTCGGAACGCAGGCAGGGGAGGCCGGGGTCCGGGAGATTGCGCCTCCCGAGCCCGGGCCCGGGGAGGCGCTCCTTCGGGTTGCGGCGTGCGGCATCTGCGGCAGCGACGTGCACGCCTTCAATGCCGACCCGGGCTTCGAGTGGGTAAAGCCCCCGATCACGCTCGGCCACGAGTTCAGCGGGACGGTCGAAAGCGTCGGTTCCGACGTGAGCGGCGTAGAGCCGGGCGACCGGGTCGTCGCGGTTGCCATACAGGGCTGCGGCCTCTGCGACCTCTGCGCCGAGGGCTCGACGCAGCTCTGCGCCGAGCGCGTCGCCCTCGGCCTCTCGCGCGACGGCGGGATGGCCGGGTACACAAGCGTCCCGGCAAAGGGGCTCGTCCCCGTCCCGGAGGACCTCGACCTGAAGACCGCCGCGCTCGGGGAACCGCTCGCTGTCGCAGGACATGCCGTCGGAGTGCGCGGGGAGGTTCGCGAGGGACAGAGCGTCGTCGTATCTGGCCCAGGACCTATCGGGGTTATGTGCGCGATGCTCGCCCGCTCACGCAGGGCTGAGGTCCTGCTCACCGGGGTCGGTCCGGACACCGAAGCGCGCCTCCCGGCGGCGGAGCGAGCGGGAATCCCGACCGCGAACCTGAGCGATGCGCCGCTCGAGGACCACCTGCGGAGACGCTTCGGAGAGCGAGGGCCGGAGGTGTGGATCGAGAGCAGCGGCTCCGTGCGTGCTCTCGACTCGGCGATAAAGGCCGTCCGGCCGGGTGGTCGGGTCGTAGTCGTGGGGCTTTACGCCCAAAAGATGGCCTTCTTCCCGACCGACTCGGTCCGAAGGGAGATCGGCCTTGTCTTCAGCTACTCCTGCAACCTCGCCGACTACACCGCTGCCTTGGGTGCGCTTGCGAGCGGCGACCTCGATCCTGCCCCGATGCTCTCCGAATTCCCGCTCACAGATGCCTCCGCCGCCTTCGAAGAGGTCCGCCGGGGACGCGCCGTGAAGGCGCTTCTCGTACCGTGA
- a CDS encoding sugar phosphate isomerase/epimerase family protein, whose translation MKNPPELGMDHLTMLDLSPPDFVSVAGEAGFDVVGLRVLAATPDEEPWPMHPDGPMLAETLRRMDETGVSVLDVEVVRLRPDTTRDSYAELLESGAKLGARYITVNGDDPDHGRAAETFAALVADAKPYGLRPLMEAIPYTEVSDLTAAVRIAEGSDGGGILLDSLHFRRFGASLEVLRDLDRDLLACVQLCDGPLEVPQDLPRPKSLPRGQSTDGTDLQLESRAMRQLPGDGELPLKEFLAALPPELPVSLEAPVISLRETLSDNEFARRAYGSLSNVVREARRW comes from the coding sequence ATGAAGAACCCCCCGGAGCTTGGCATGGACCACCTGACGATGCTAGACCTCTCGCCGCCGGACTTTGTCTCCGTCGCGGGAGAAGCGGGCTTCGATGTGGTGGGCCTGCGCGTCCTTGCTGCAACCCCCGACGAGGAGCCCTGGCCGATGCACCCGGATGGGCCGATGCTCGCCGAGACCCTCCGTCGCATGGACGAGACCGGCGTGAGCGTCCTCGATGTCGAGGTCGTGCGGCTCCGGCCCGACACGACGCGCGACAGCTACGCCGAACTCCTTGAATCCGGGGCGAAGCTCGGAGCGCGCTACATAACCGTGAACGGCGACGACCCGGACCACGGGCGCGCTGCCGAGACCTTCGCCGCCCTCGTTGCCGATGCGAAGCCCTACGGCCTCAGACCGCTGATGGAGGCCATACCCTACACTGAGGTCTCGGACCTGACCGCCGCCGTACGCATCGCCGAGGGCTCGGACGGCGGCGGGATACTCCTCGACTCGCTCCACTTCCGGCGCTTCGGCGCGAGCCTCGAAGTTCTCCGTGACCTCGACCGTGACCTCCTAGCCTGCGTACAGCTCTGCGACGGGCCGCTCGAAGTCCCGCAGGACCTCCCGCGCCCAAAGTCGCTGCCGCGCGGCCAGTCAACGGACGGGACCGACCTGCAACTGGAGAGCCGGGCGATGCGGCAGCTCCCCGGCGACGGCGAGCTGCCCTTGAAGGAGTTTCTGGCCGCGCTCCCGCCGGAGCTTCCGGTCAGCCTCGAAGCGCCGGTGATCTCCCTCCGCGAAACGCTCTCCGACAACGAGTTCGCCCGCCGGGCCTACGGCTCGCTCTCGAACGTCGTGCGCGAGGCGCGACGTTGGTAG
- a CDS encoding shikimate dehydrogenase, whose translation MVPISGKTRVLALIGHPVSHSLSPAMHNAAFAADGLDFVYVCLDVHPNRLPEAVRGMAALSFRGFNITMPHKQALVDLVDDLDDAARVSGAVNTVVIDPDSGKLTGYNTDGGGMVLACEEAGIELSGKSVLLLGAGGAAAAVALAFAEAGIGELHLANRSLENAGKLKEKLSGVGILSVETHALDDLDASAFGADVIVNTTPLGMKEGDALPLPEGCLREGVAVCDAVYRPGFETPLVRLARERGVPVVAGNRMLLYQGVLAQSLWTGGEPNVAVMDRALSAR comes from the coding sequence GTGGTCCCGATCAGCGGAAAGACCCGGGTGCTGGCCCTGATCGGCCACCCCGTAAGCCACAGCCTGAGCCCGGCGATGCACAACGCGGCCTTCGCTGCGGACGGCCTCGACTTCGTCTACGTCTGCCTCGACGTTCACCCGAACCGTCTCCCCGAAGCGGTGCGGGGGATGGCCGCCCTGAGCTTCCGGGGCTTCAACATCACGATGCCGCACAAACAGGCGCTGGTGGACCTCGTGGACGACCTCGACGACGCTGCGCGTGTCTCGGGGGCGGTCAACACCGTCGTTATAGACCCCGACTCCGGAAAGCTCACCGGCTACAACACCGACGGGGGCGGGATGGTCCTCGCCTGCGAAGAGGCCGGGATCGAGCTTTCAGGGAAGAGCGTACTCCTTCTCGGGGCGGGCGGCGCGGCGGCTGCGGTCGCTCTGGCCTTCGCGGAGGCGGGCATCGGGGAGCTCCACCTCGCCAACCGGAGCCTTGAGAACGCCGGAAAGCTGAAGGAGAAGCTCTCCGGGGTCGGCATTCTCTCCGTGGAGACCCACGCTCTCGATGACCTCGACGCCTCGGCTTTCGGGGCGGATGTGATCGTCAACACCACTCCGCTCGGGATGAAGGAGGGTGATGCGCTGCCGCTTCCGGAGGGGTGCCTCAGGGAGGGAGTAGCCGTCTGCGACGCCGTCTACCGTCCCGGCTTCGAGACGCCGCTCGTCCGGCTCGCCCGCGAGCGGGGCGTCCCCGTCGTCGCCGGGAACCGGATGCTTCTCTACCAGGGTGTCCTTGCCCAAAGCCTCTGGACCGGTGGCGAGCCGAACGTGGCGGTTATGGACCGCGCGCTCTCGGCCCGATAG